The DNA window tgttataatataaatattagtAAATGTAATTAGTactaaccttatataatatatataaaatagataATATTAATGTTATTAGAATAATtggaattaaaataataactttCTGATTGCTCCTTCCGATATACGGTAAAAATTCTTGTATATCATTATTACAGGGGAAATCATTTTCCGTATATTCACTAAATctttccataattttttttaattctgaaCAACACAAATcattgttatttttgcattttcccatatatttttcatatattttaatacattttttagcatatttaCAACGTTCCTCGTTTTCATTcgttaatacatttttaaaattatcaaaattatCATACATTTCTATTAAATCGTTGTTTTCTTCAAGCATAACTTTATCAATGCTTTTAATATAAGTATC is part of the Plasmodium cynomolgi strain B DNA, scaffold: 0714, whole genome shotgun sequence genome and encodes:
- a CDS encoding hypothetical protein (putative), with translation VVAEIIKEDHFDKVCQVAFNYLSALYAKHSNEMDEGCKYFYYFVYNNILKNETINYNKLKFYEMLLREYYNVHEQVHSLDTYIKSIDKVMLEENNDLIEMYDNFDNFKNVLTNENEERCKYAKKCIKIYEKYMGKCKNNNDLCCSELKKIMERFSEYTENDFPCNNDIQEFLPYIGRSNQKVIILIPIILITLILSILYILYKVSTNYIY